In the genome of Amyelois transitella isolate CPQ chromosome 25, ilAmyTran1.1, whole genome shotgun sequence, one region contains:
- the LOC106142768 gene encoding zinc finger protein 579, whose protein sequence is MSVAPAVKRELDLDSGGGSPGRKRRKQAAPSRAPQPLPPPPLDLHAKMADIYKSALAFGELTLPTFDPLAAFRLLPRHEPPRIFNPEAYCDLCCKEFCNKYFLKTHRANKHGIYDGGEPQPAPPPPAQPSPPRRASDEESGGTPRRLSPDSARRAREAGFQPDALRRLGVVNPEAFCEICCKEYCNKYFLRTHRERRHGVPAHRSPAAELSPSAVTPPMTLATPITTPMTTPLTTPPALPAPPPDTPPRSHSLPPPFDSEEMAEVKRECEEDFEAALRDGQTSPLNLIVEERGVASPGSASEELRKLQTMISQLNELAAERLVDEPMDAGPRPPSSSPPPPDERRASSSSGSSFCEICNKELCNKYFMRTHMQRMHGISLESGTQLGGVTCDICHKELCSKYFLRVHKHNTHGIPAPPAPANAAPAEPCPLCARRFRGPRALRAHLLAEHAPPARPPPPPPRPLDLLARDKPYACSYCPFTTDVLAFLFAHERAHAQQQANEPIENNTEASVGEQEGGEGASEAGDVGEAEDAQYSCSRCEFRAEGFAALEAHLRAAHGGAGALLAVPRAPQAPLTMQPFVVEEAGGALSLVPALVFLPVRRRATRRATVTLTLTPA, encoded by the coding sequence ATGTCGGTGGCGCCGGCGGTCAAGCGCGAGCTCGACCTGGACAGCGGCGGCGGCAGCCCCGGGCGCAAGCGGCGGAAGCAGGCCGCGCCCTCCCGCGCCCCGCAACCCCTGCCGCCCCCGCCCCTCGATCTCCACGCCAAGATGGCTGACATCTACAAGAGCGCGCTCGCGTTCGGGGAACTCACCCTGCCAACCTTCGATCCCCTCGCCGCCTTCAGGCTCCTACCCCGCCACGAACCCCCGCGAATCTTCAACCCCGAGGCCTACTGCGACCTCTGCTGCAAAGAGTTCTGCAACAAATACTTCCTCAAAACACATCGCGCGAACAAACACGGCATCTACGACGGCGGCGAACCACAACCGGCCCCACCGCCGCCCGCGCAGCCCTCCCCCCCGAGAAGAGCATCCGATGAAGAGTCCGGGGGGACGCCGCGTCGTCTCTCACCAGACTCGGCGAGACGAGCACGGGAGGCGGGATTCCAACCGGATGCGTTACGGAGACTCGGCGTCGTGAACCCTGAAGCGTTCTGCGAGATTTGTTGCAAGgagtattgtaataaatattttctacgCACGCACCGGGAGCGGCGGCACGGCGTCCCGGCACACCGCTCGCCCGCTGCGGAGCTGTCTCCTAGCGCCGTCACACCGCCCATGACGCTCGCCACGCCTATCACCACGCCGATGACTACACCTCTCACCACACCGCCCGCATTACCAGCTCCGCCGCCCGATACTCCTCCGCGGTCACATTCGTTACCTCCCCCTTTCGACTCTGAGGAGATGGCTGAAGTAAAACGAGAATGCGAAGAAGACTTCGAGGCGGCGCTGCGAGACGGACAGACGAGTCCGTTGAACTTAATAGTGGAGGAGCGGGGAGTCGCGTCACCGGGCTCGGCCAGCGAGGAGCTGCGGAAACTGCAAACGATGATCTCGCAGCTCAACGAGCTCGCAGCGGAGCGCCTCGTCGACGAGCCCATGGACGCCGGCCCGCGGCCTCCTAGCTCCTCTCCTCCACCGCCTGATGAACGTCGCGCCTCCTCATCGTCCGGTTCCAGCTTTTGCGAGATCTGCAATAAGGAGTTGTGCAACAAATACTTCATGCGAACGCACATGCAACGCATGCACGGGATCTCGCTGGAGAGCGGCACGCAGCTGGGCGGAGTCACCTGCGACATCTGTCACAAGGAGCTCTGTAGCAAATACTTCTTGCGCGTGCACAAACATAACACTCACGGCATCCCCGCGCCCCCGGCGCCGGCGAACGCCGCGCCCGCCGAGCCGTGTCCGCTGTGCGCGCGGCGGTTTCGAGGGCCGCGGGCTCTGCGCGCGCACCTGCTCGCCGAGCACGCGCCGCCAGCCCGACCTCCTCCCCCTCCCCCGCGGCCGCTCGACCTGCTCGCCAGGGACAAGCCATACGCGTGTTCCTACTGTCCATTCACGACGGATGTCCTCGCATTCCTATTCGCACACGAACGCGCGCACGCCCAGCAGCAAGCCAACGAGCCGATAGAGAATAATACCGAAGCCAGTGTCGGCGAGCAGGAGGGCGGCGAGGGCGCGAGCGAGGCCGGCGACGTGGGCGAGGCGGAGGACGCGCAGTACTCGTGCTCGCGGTGCGAGTTCCGCGCGGAGGGGTTCGCGGCGCTGGAGGCGCACCTGCGCGCGGCGcacggcggcgcgggcgcgctGCTGGCGGTGCCGCGCGCCCCGCAGGCGCCGCTCACGATGCAGCCGTTCGTGGTGGAGGAGGCGGGCGGCGCGCTGAGCCTGGTGCCGGCGCTGGTGTTCCTGCCGGTGCGGCGCCGCGCCACGCGCCGCGCCACGGTGACGCTGACGCTGACGCCGGCCTAG